A genome region from Tolypothrix sp. PCC 7712 includes the following:
- a CDS encoding WD40 repeat domain-containing protein, with amino-acid sequence MSVNKTNSALRVLTATVFLLSGVGGVVSSDIPSVATGETSSPKLPVSDVLTLKGNSGSVKGVAISPNGKTLASVSTDNQIKLWNLATGKEIRTLEGHTNWVNSVVFSPDGKTLASGSLDKTIKLWDVASGKEIRTLKGHLLSVESISFSRDGTKLASASWDQTLKVWDVATGEVIRTLKGQCDIFNSVAFSPDGNTVVSSNHFDKNVKLWNISTGEVIHTLSGHTDVVNSVAVSPDGQTVASGSWDGTIKLWNASTGREITTLRGDNKRVWSVAFSADSKHLVSGGWDGTVRVWNVPEKQEIQTLTGHKSKIWAVAFNPDGKTVVSASKDTTIKVWPVVQ; translated from the coding sequence ATGTCTGTAAATAAAACTAACTCCGCACTGCGAGTCCTCACAGCCACAGTCTTCCTGCTTTCGGGAGTCGGGGGCGTTGTGTCTTCGGACATTCCCTCCGTTGCCACTGGTGAGACATCTTCTCCAAAACTTCCAGTATCAGATGTCTTAACTCTCAAAGGCAATTCTGGATCGGTGAAAGGCGTTGCTATCAGCCCCAATGGTAAGACCTTGGCTAGTGTAAGTACAGATAATCAGATCAAACTGTGGAATTTAGCTACAGGCAAAGAAATTCGGACTCTAGAAGGTCATACTAACTGGGTAAATTCCGTAGTGTTTAGCCCAGATGGCAAAACTCTTGCCAGTGGTAGCTTAGATAAGACGATTAAGTTGTGGGATGTGGCTAGTGGTAAAGAAATCCGCACTCTCAAAGGACATCTCTTATCTGTTGAATCTATATCCTTCAGCCGAGATGGTACTAAATTGGCTAGTGCTAGCTGGGATCAAACCCTAAAAGTTTGGGATGTGGCTACTGGAGAAGTGATACGCACACTCAAAGGACAGTGCGACATATTTAATTCTGTAGCTTTTAGTCCAGATGGTAATACTGTTGTTAGTAGCAATCATTTTGATAAGAATGTCAAACTGTGGAATATTTCCACTGGAGAAGTCATACATACCCTCAGTGGTCATACTGATGTAGTTAATTCCGTAGCCGTTAGTCCAGATGGTCAAACCGTAGCTAGTGGTAGTTGGGATGGCACAATCAAACTATGGAATGCCTCAACAGGAAGAGAAATCACTACCCTCAGAGGTGATAACAAAAGAGTTTGGTCTGTAGCCTTCAGTGCCGATAGCAAACATCTAGTCAGTGGTGGCTGGGATGGTACCGTCAGAGTGTGGAATGTCCCAGAAAAGCAAGAAATACAGACTTTAACAGGGCATAAAAGCAAAATTTGGGCTGTAGCCTTTAACCCAGATGGCAAGACTGTTGTGAGTGCTAGCAAAGACACCACTATCAAAGTTTGGCCAGTAGTACAGTAA
- a CDS encoding sensor histidine kinase: MLELLQSFFGDGLFIPHGHCYLWQPKLVWLHIISDSLIAIAYYSIPITLVYFAQKREDFPFKWILLLFGTFIVSCGTTHVMEVWTLWHPTYWLSGAIKFFTASVSVYTAIILVPIVPQALALPSPAQLEAANSQLKMEILERKSVEEALLKAKQELEIRVEERTSELKAAMTQSQENAAIAQEQAAQLQIALQKLANTQAQLVQTEKMSSLGQLVAGVAHEINNPVNFIYGNTIIANEYSESLINLISLYQENYSQPPTEIQDYTDEIDLDFIQKDLPRVLYSMTNGANRISEIVQSLRTFSRLDEAEIKQVNVHEGLDSTLLLLRSNLKGKAGNPDIQLIKQYGDLPKIECYPGQLNQVFMYILNNAIDAINLVIKTKINSLDAYQGKITIITEALNSDEIMIRIIDNGCGMTEEVRKKVFDPFFTNKPVGSGTGLGMTASYQIIQMHNGHLLCLSAPDEGTEFQIQIPILMKLPIQNW; the protein is encoded by the coding sequence ATGCTGGAATTATTGCAAAGCTTTTTTGGTGATGGCTTATTTATCCCACATGGTCATTGTTATCTTTGGCAACCGAAATTAGTGTGGTTGCACATTATATCTGATTCTTTAATTGCCATAGCTTATTATTCTATCCCTATTACCCTTGTTTACTTTGCACAGAAACGAGAGGATTTCCCCTTCAAATGGATACTTTTATTATTTGGAACATTTATTGTTTCTTGCGGTACAACCCATGTGATGGAAGTGTGGACACTATGGCATCCGACTTATTGGTTATCTGGCGCTATTAAATTTTTTACAGCGTCAGTTTCGGTTTACACAGCTATTATTTTAGTACCAATTGTTCCCCAAGCATTAGCTTTACCAAGCCCAGCTCAATTAGAAGCAGCTAACTCTCAACTCAAAATGGAAATTCTTGAGCGAAAATCGGTAGAAGAAGCACTTTTGAAAGCCAAACAAGAGTTAGAAATTAGAGTAGAAGAACGAACATCTGAATTAAAAGCAGCTATGACACAATCTCAGGAAAATGCTGCGATAGCCCAAGAGCAAGCTGCACAGTTGCAAATTGCGCTTCAGAAACTGGCAAATACCCAAGCTCAATTAGTACAAACTGAAAAAATGTCTTCTCTGGGACAATTAGTTGCAGGTGTTGCCCATGAAATCAATAATCCAGTGAATTTCATTTATGGCAATACTATTATTGCTAATGAATATTCTGAAAGCTTGATTAATTTGATTTCACTGTACCAAGAAAACTATTCCCAACCTCCAACAGAGATTCAAGATTATACTGATGAAATTGATTTAGATTTTATTCAAAAAGACCTACCGAGAGTCTTGTATTCTATGACCAATGGAGCAAATCGTATTAGTGAAATAGTTCAATCTTTAAGAACTTTTTCACGATTAGATGAAGCGGAAATCAAACAAGTAAATGTTCATGAAGGACTTGATAGTACACTGCTACTGTTAAGAAGTAACTTGAAAGGTAAAGCTGGTAATCCAGATATACAACTTATTAAACAATATGGTGATTTACCCAAAATAGAATGCTACCCTGGGCAACTTAATCAGGTGTTTATGTATATTTTAAATAATGCTATCGATGCTATAAATTTAGTAATAAAGACAAAAATTAATAGTTTAGATGCATATCAGGGAAAAATTACGATTATTACTGAAGCTTTAAATAGTGATGAAATAATGATTCGGATTATTGATAATGGTTGTGGGATGACCGAAGAGGTCAGAAAAAAAGTCTTCGATCCCTTCTTTACTAATAAACCTGTTGGTTCGGGGACAGGCCTTGGAATGACAGCAAGTTACCAAATTATTCAGATGCATAATGGTCATTTACTCTGCCTTTCAGCACCAGATGAAGGTACAGAATTCCAAATTCAGATTCCGATTTTGATGAAGCTTCCGATTCAAAATTGGTAA
- a CDS encoding sugar transferase, whose protein sequence is MYPTHSHSIVHNANLTAWELQFIPHPSLKSKFKRFLDILGSLVGLLILAIIFVPIAIAIKLDSPGPIFFVQKRYGLRGKPFIIRKFRSMVTNAEHLKSLVKNEAKGLIFKNQNDFRVTKVGRFLRRTSLDELPQFWNVLIGEMSLVGTRPPTYDEVANYTPRHWQRLNVKPGLTGEWQVNGRSQITDFEQIVDLDLRYQRNWHIFYDLFLIGKTFYVIFHKVGAC, encoded by the coding sequence ATGTACCCCACACACTCACACAGCATTGTTCACAATGCAAATTTAACAGCTTGGGAATTACAATTTATTCCTCACCCATCTTTAAAATCAAAATTTAAACGGTTTCTAGACATTTTAGGTAGCTTAGTTGGGCTATTGATTTTAGCAATTATATTTGTACCAATAGCAATTGCGATCAAACTCGATAGTCCAGGGCCAATTTTCTTTGTCCAAAAGCGCTATGGTCTGCGAGGTAAACCATTTATTATACGGAAATTCCGTTCAATGGTTACAAATGCAGAGCATTTAAAATCTTTAGTTAAAAATGAAGCAAAAGGACTCATATTTAAAAATCAAAATGATTTTAGAGTCACTAAGGTAGGACGGTTTTTAAGACGCACCAGCTTAGATGAATTGCCTCAATTTTGGAACGTTCTCATCGGTGAAATGAGTTTAGTAGGTACACGTCCACCAACCTATGATGAAGTGGCTAACTACACACCACGTCATTGGCAACGCTTAAATGTCAAACCTGGTTTAACTGGCGAATGGCAAGTCAATGGTCGTTCTCAAATCACAGATTTTGAACAAATCGTTGATTTAGATCTGCGTTACCAGCGAAATTGGCATATATTTTACGACTTATTTTTGATTGGAAAAACATTTTATGTGATTTTCCATAAAGTCGGAGCCTGCTAA
- a CDS encoding pre-peptidase C-terminal domain-containing protein translates to MLEKNHKKYLLRSHLGVIFSLSSSLLLTSYSLPIGALTIPQSTVKFTIAKTPDERQPEAVEQGIEQIPTTPPPASSQPKQPIDSPIPPRVPPATTNSAPAPTSQPSPSQPVDTTPAPTPKPRTSQPVDTAPEPTPKPRTSQPVDTTPAPQPSNNGSTRPSPSRYQPSTQPSTGNRPNRQPAPVSPPKNLKYKPINFVDFAFGILGKGDFQSQGRYFHFYQFEGRENQLIQIRLGGSTDTRRSNNLSLTPYMFLLDPDNNVIVKRSSAQTTGGIKDAFVFVRLPVQGTYTIAVTSSNPGDTGRYSLALRNDRASYNLDESGELTAQSLTLKQNKNPYNVSKFEGKKDQLVSIRVDSVFEEFSPYLVLLNSQGKIVATDNGKDGKYSALIDRARLPEDDTYYVVVVSNNPQQRGRYRLTMY, encoded by the coding sequence ATGCTAGAGAAAAATCATAAAAAATATCTTTTGCGATCGCACTTAGGTGTAATATTTTCCCTGAGTAGTAGCTTGTTACTAACCAGTTATTCTCTACCTATTGGTGCTTTAACAATTCCCCAATCTACAGTAAAATTTACTATCGCTAAAACACCAGATGAAAGGCAACCGGAGGCTGTAGAACAAGGAATTGAACAGATTCCTACTACTCCACCACCTGCATCTTCACAGCCTAAGCAACCTATTGATTCACCCATACCGCCACGTGTACCCCCTGCAACCACAAATTCTGCACCAGCGCCTACTTCTCAGCCTAGTCCATCTCAACCAGTAGATACCACACCAGCACCTACTCCCAAACCGAGAACTTCTCAACCAGTAGATACTGCACCCGAACCTACTCCCAAACCGAGGACTTCTCAACCAGTAGATACCACACCAGCGCCTCAACCCTCAAATAATGGTTCTACCCGTCCTAGTCCTAGTCGTTATCAACCAAGTACTCAACCATCAACAGGTAACAGGCCAAATCGCCAGCCTGCGCCAGTTTCTCCACCGAAAAATCTCAAATACAAGCCAATTAACTTTGTAGATTTCGCCTTCGGTATTTTAGGTAAAGGTGATTTCCAGTCTCAAGGTAGGTATTTTCACTTCTATCAATTTGAAGGGAGAGAAAACCAACTCATCCAAATTCGCCTAGGTGGTAGTACTGATACACGCCGTTCTAATAACTTGAGTCTCACCCCTTATATGTTTCTGCTTGACCCCGATAATAATGTTATTGTCAAACGCAGCAGCGCCCAAACAACAGGCGGGATTAAAGATGCATTTGTATTTGTGAGACTACCTGTTCAAGGCACATATACCATCGCAGTTACTAGTAGTAACCCAGGAGATACAGGCCGCTATAGTTTAGCACTGAGAAATGATAGGGCTAGCTATAATTTAGACGAATCTGGTGAACTAACCGCCCAAAGTCTTACCCTCAAGCAAAATAAAAACCCCTACAATGTATCTAAGTTTGAGGGGAAAAAAGATCAGCTAGTTAGTATTCGTGTAGATAGCGTTTTTGAAGAATTTTCTCCTTATCTAGTCTTATTAAATTCTCAAGGCAAAATTGTTGCTACGGATAATGGTAAAGATGGTAAGTATAGCGCCCTGATTGACAGAGCTAGGTTGCCTGAAGATGATACTTACTATGTCGTGGTAGTTTCTAATAATCCGCAACAACGTGGTAGATATCGCTTGACGATGTATTAG
- a CDS encoding HupE/UreJ family protein → MLTIELSTSATALKRRYAGAIAALILLSLLCSLSGLPIHQSISNSWEGLLWGIANPVVSLNSLASLVAIGLLCAGMNRGALIAASFLSASVFGTVIHLFYANLVGAEIGIAASTIAIGAMLIMSIQPNWLLLSVLGAIAGLFHGYAGAESLINTEIMPLVIYILGVTVTQCAVIMSAKKTYPMLLNKIDFVGLAVCAISMAFLGNAIYSVMFSFLS, encoded by the coding sequence ATGTTAACAATTGAGTTATCAACATCTGCTACAGCCTTAAAGCGTCGTTATGCTGGAGCGATCGCAGCTTTAATATTACTGAGCTTACTATGTTCGTTGAGCGGATTGCCGATTCATCAGTCTATCTCTAACTCCTGGGAAGGCTTGCTTTGGGGAATCGCGAATCCAGTGGTTAGTTTGAATAGTCTGGCTAGCCTTGTAGCCATTGGCTTACTCTGCGCCGGAATGAATCGTGGTGCTTTGATTGCTGCATCTTTTTTGTCAGCCTCGGTGTTTGGGACAGTGATTCATCTGTTCTATGCCAATTTAGTAGGTGCGGAAATCGGGATTGCAGCTTCCACTATCGCTATTGGCGCTATGTTAATCATGTCAATTCAACCGAATTGGCTGTTACTTTCAGTGCTGGGTGCGATCGCAGGCTTGTTTCACGGTTATGCTGGTGCTGAATCGCTCATTAATACAGAAATAATGCCCTTAGTTATTTACATACTGGGCGTTACTGTAACTCAATGTGCAGTGATCATGAGTGCCAAAAAAACTTACCCCATGCTATTAAATAAAATTGATTTTGTGGGATTAGCGGTTTGTGCCATTAGTATGGCATTTTTAGGCAATGCAATTTACTCTGTAATGTTTTCCTTCCTAAGCTAA
- a CDS encoding serine/threonine-protein kinase — MICCLNPDCPNPLNQDRQEVCLSCHQPLISLLRGRYRVIKVLSDEGGFGRTYLAEDADKLNEWCVVKQFAPKIQDSSTLKKAVELFKDEAKQLQKLGEHPQIPTLLAYFEQDNYLFLVQQYINGHNLLQELRQGIIYNKSKIVELLLDLLPVLKFIHERGVIHRDIKPQNIIRRQIDGRLVLIDFGSSKQLTATVHTQIGTTIGSHGYTPIEQMQDGKAYPSSDLFSLGVTCFHLLSGIRPSQLWMQKGYSWVNSWHEYLANQDRDGVALNVNVDQVLDKLLKTEINQRYHSADEVIQDLTYKPLLVPPTIIEPASPTQNFYLQHRLFISTAILLLGLGGIWYLQSRPQQVTRFANPSQPANVTENADQPQTLKGHASDVNTVAFASDGLTLASGSDDNTIKLWNLSSNQEIRTLKGHKKWIWAVAFSPDGKTLASGSADKTIKLWNLANGEVIHTLKAHTDGISSIAFSPDGKTLASSSIDKTINLWNVSNGQLIRTLKGHKQAVSAVAFSPDGSTLASGSWDKTIKLWNVATGKEIRNFVGHSELIISVAFSPDGLTLASGSKDKSIKLWNLVTGETIRTLKGHTDKVNSVVYVPKIGDSKTTNNFTLISGSSDNTIKLWDTATGKEIRTLKRDSGYIYSVAISPDGKTIASGGSADNIIKIWHLSQDK; from the coding sequence ATGATCTGCTGTCTGAATCCCGATTGCCCCAATCCTCTAAATCAAGATAGGCAAGAAGTTTGCCTAAGTTGTCATCAACCATTGATCTCGTTATTAAGGGGCCGTTATCGTGTAATTAAAGTACTATCTGATGAGGGGGGATTTGGTAGAACCTATCTAGCGGAAGATGCGGACAAGCTAAACGAATGGTGTGTAGTTAAACAATTTGCACCTAAAATCCAGGATTCTTCTACATTAAAGAAAGCTGTTGAGCTATTTAAAGATGAAGCTAAACAACTGCAAAAATTAGGGGAACATCCGCAAATTCCTACACTTTTAGCATACTTTGAACAAGATAATTATCTGTTTTTAGTACAGCAATATATCAATGGGCATAATTTACTCCAAGAATTACGACAAGGGATAATTTACAACAAAAGTAAAATAGTCGAACTTTTGCTAGATTTACTACCCGTGCTCAAGTTTATTCATGAGCGTGGTGTCATTCATCGGGATATCAAACCCCAAAATATTATTCGCCGTCAAATTGATGGGCGACTAGTCTTAATAGATTTCGGTTCCTCAAAACAATTAACAGCAACAGTACATACTCAAATTGGCACTACTATTGGCTCTCATGGTTATACTCCCATTGAACAAATGCAGGATGGGAAAGCTTATCCATCGAGCGATTTATTTAGTTTGGGTGTAACTTGCTTTCATTTACTCAGTGGAATTCGACCGTCGCAACTGTGGATGCAAAAAGGCTACAGTTGGGTTAATTCTTGGCACGAATATTTAGCAAATCAAGATAGGGATGGAGTAGCTTTAAATGTCAATGTGGATCAGGTGCTAGACAAACTTTTAAAAACAGAAATTAACCAGCGTTATCATTCAGCCGATGAAGTGATTCAAGACTTAACATATAAGCCTTTACTAGTACCACCAACAATTATCGAACCTGCATCCCCTACTCAAAACTTCTATCTTCAACATCGACTATTCATCAGTACTGCTATTTTACTACTGGGATTAGGTGGAATTTGGTATTTACAATCTCGTCCCCAACAAGTAACTAGATTTGCTAACCCTAGTCAACCAGCAAACGTTACAGAAAATGCTGATCAACCGCAAACTCTTAAAGGTCATGCTAGTGATGTTAATACTGTCGCCTTTGCCTCTGATGGTTTAACTCTAGCTAGTGGCAGTGATGATAATACAATTAAGTTGTGGAATCTGAGCAGCAATCAGGAAATTAGAACTCTCAAGGGACACAAAAAATGGATTTGGGCTGTGGCTTTTAGTCCTGATGGTAAAACCTTAGCTAGTGGTAGTGCAGATAAGACTATTAAACTGTGGAATCTTGCTAATGGGGAAGTAATCCACACATTAAAAGCACATACTGATGGAATTTCATCGATAGCTTTTAGCCCGGATGGTAAAACATTAGCTAGTAGCAGCATCGATAAGACAATTAACCTCTGGAATGTCTCAAACGGTCAGCTAATTCGCACCTTAAAAGGACATAAACAGGCAGTTTCTGCAGTGGCTTTTAGTCCTGATGGTAGCACCCTTGCTAGTGGCAGTTGGGACAAAACAATTAAATTGTGGAATGTAGCCACAGGAAAAGAAATTCGGAATTTTGTAGGACATTCAGAGTTAATTATTTCTGTAGCTTTTAGCCCTGATGGTTTGACTTTAGCTAGTGGCAGTAAAGATAAGTCAATTAAATTATGGAATTTGGTAACAGGAGAAACGATTCGTACTTTAAAGGGTCATACTGATAAGGTAAATTCTGTGGTTTATGTACCCAAAATAGGAGATAGTAAAACCACAAATAATTTTACCCTGATCAGTGGCAGTAGTGATAACACTATCAAATTATGGGATACAGCAACAGGAAAAGAAATTAGGACTTTGAAGCGAGATTCTGGTTATATTTATTCTGTGGCAATCAGCCCTGATGGTAAAACTATTGCTAGCGGTGGTAGTGCTGATAATATTATTAAGATTTGGCATTTATCTCAAGATAAATAG